Proteins from a single region of Mucilaginibacter daejeonensis:
- a CDS encoding FAD:protein FMN transferase: MLKGDLIGGGRGRVMALLALMPLLAFTLPVSRPLQRYEISGFAQGTTYHIVYYAANAVVSKKQVDDELKSIDRSVSLYLPTSLICRFNGSVKGITIDEPFRVLVKKAFEINKATDGAVDVTVKPLVDAWGADITKSGRLPDNAQIKAVLAHVGMHKIRLEGNFLHKLDPKVQLDLNGIAQGYTADLLGRLLQSKKVSSYMAEIGGELRVKGTKPDGKPFSIGVEGISGNDLMPEPFRKVIGLTDGAVTTSGNYRKYVEAGGKKLSHIIDPRTGHPADNEMISVTVLAKDGITADGIDNGFMVLGLKRTLTWIANRTDMGAYIVYRKPDGTVADTATQVFTKYLYTDQHE; encoded by the coding sequence ATGTTGAAAGGCGATCTTATTGGCGGCGGCCGGGGTAGGGTAATGGCTTTATTGGCCCTTATGCCCTTGCTGGCTTTTACGCTGCCTGTGAGCCGACCTTTACAACGATATGAGATCAGCGGCTTTGCTCAGGGCACCACATACCACATCGTTTATTATGCGGCGAATGCGGTGGTGAGCAAAAAGCAGGTAGATGATGAACTGAAAAGCATTGACCGGTCAGTATCGTTATACCTGCCTACGTCGCTGATCTGCCGGTTCAATGGGTCGGTCAAAGGCATCACTATCGATGAGCCGTTTAGGGTGCTGGTCAAAAAGGCATTCGAGATCAATAAGGCCACGGACGGTGCAGTAGATGTTACCGTTAAACCTTTGGTAGATGCCTGGGGGGCTGATATTACAAAGAGCGGCCGGTTGCCGGATAATGCGCAGATCAAAGCAGTGCTTGCCCATGTAGGCATGCACAAGATCAGGCTGGAAGGCAACTTCCTGCACAAGCTTGACCCCAAGGTGCAGCTTGACCTTAACGGCATAGCACAAGGCTATACCGCCGACCTGTTAGGGCGTTTGCTGCAAAGCAAAAAGGTGAGTAGCTACATGGCCGAGATCGGTGGTGAACTGCGTGTGAAAGGTACTAAGCCTGATGGCAAGCCGTTCAGTATCGGTGTGGAGGGCATCAGTGGTAATGATCTGATGCCTGAACCTTTCCGCAAGGTGATCGGCCTTACTGATGGTGCGGTCACCACCTCGGGCAACTATCGTAAATACGTGGAGGCAGGTGGTAAAAAGTTGTCGCATATCATCGACCCACGTACCGGGCACCCGGCCGATAATGAGATGATCAGCGTGACAGTGCTCGCCAAAGATGGCATCACTGCGGATGGTATCGATAATGGCTTTATGGTGCTTGGACTGAAAAGAACATTAACATGGATAGCTAACCGAACAGATATGGGCGCTTACATCGTTTACCGCAAACCGGATGGTACGGTGGCCGATACAGCGACCCAGGTGTTCACTAAATATTTGTATACAGATCAACATGAATAG
- a CDS encoding sugar phosphate isomerase/epimerase family protein, with product MTNRRTFILQAGLVGAGLAILPKLLMAKGNNVAGLQLYTLRQQLPADVKGVIAKVAQAGYKEVEVYGYSKAKGFWGLTPAEFKALIDQHGLKSPSGHYGMDQLLETGSPDEVNDAIEAAKVLGHTYVTMPYINAKYRKTAADIKNIVEKVNIAAAHIKKAGLKMAYHNHDFELIPVEGVTLYESLLKGTKPGMVDFEMDLYWVVRAGHDPVKWFERFPGRFTMVHVKDMDKQDNKLNTEVGSGAVNFKAIFAKAKVAGIKHYIVEQENFKIDPFVSITQSCRYLLDKLLS from the coding sequence ATGACCAACAGAAGAACATTTATATTACAGGCAGGATTGGTAGGCGCGGGCCTGGCCATACTGCCCAAATTGCTTATGGCAAAAGGCAATAACGTGGCCGGACTGCAGTTGTACACCCTGCGCCAGCAATTACCTGCTGATGTTAAAGGCGTGATCGCCAAAGTGGCTCAGGCCGGTTACAAAGAGGTAGAGGTTTATGGCTACAGCAAAGCCAAAGGCTTTTGGGGCCTTACCCCTGCCGAGTTCAAAGCTTTAATTGATCAGCATGGCCTAAAGTCGCCGAGCGGCCATTACGGCATGGACCAACTGCTGGAGACCGGCAGCCCTGATGAGGTGAACGATGCCATTGAAGCGGCAAAAGTATTGGGCCATACCTACGTGACCATGCCTTACATCAATGCTAAATACCGCAAAACCGCAGCCGACATCAAGAACATCGTAGAGAAGGTTAACATTGCCGCTGCCCACATCAAAAAGGCCGGATTGAAGATGGCCTACCATAACCATGATTTTGAACTGATCCCGGTAGAAGGTGTGACCTTGTATGAATCACTATTAAAAGGCACTAAGCCCGGAATGGTAGATTTTGAGATGGACCTTTACTGGGTGGTACGTGCCGGCCATGACCCTGTGAAATGGTTCGAGCGTTTCCCTGGCCGTTTTACTATGGTACACGTAAAGGATATGGATAAGCAAGATAACAAACTGAACACCGAGGTGGGTTCGGGCGCTGTTAACTTTAAAGCCATTTTTGCTAAAGCCAAGGTGGCAGGCATCAAACACTACATTGTTGAGCAAGAGAACTTCAAGATAGACCCGTTCGTGAGCATCACCCAAAGCTGCCGTTATTTATTAGATAAATTGTTGAGCTAA
- a CDS encoding ligand-binding sensor domain-containing protein, translating into MSANCNNESTLDRQPFTTPAHEAYHAFLIYLELPIMHLFLRSAFIYLLLFAWAFTARAQSFYFKHYQVDDGLSHNSVTAILQDSKGLLWIGTRGGLNRFDGYTFKTLKDKNKELGNIGNNVINVLAEDSKGIIWIGTGKGIFRYDPYSEQLDLLSIAPQTFIRALLVAQHDELWFLGDHTLYKYDQRAKKITQTPLRANCMAVDQQMNIWLADDDGVLTIYSPRARTAQSARLISTNVPATLRSISKIYPLQNGQALIGCFKQGLKIYDPATRKVRSLALTDKSDTETYVRDITAADQNEYWVATEDGIYIYDLLNNTSRNIRKRADDPFSINDNAVYTVQKDDRGGMWAGTFFGGLNYYSKENARFEKYYPKAGSNSISGNAVREICSDHNGKLWIGTEDAGINKLDPATGQFTNYTYNGNKTDVSYHNIHGLLAVGDQLFIGPFLHGMEIMDIRTGKITDRFKYIGNKDDHVSDFIHSIHLTRDSTLLIGTAYNGSGLFKYDRKQRTFERIQQIPYNSYVYHIEEDAQGNIWTGSVSQGTYYYNPKTGKKGNVHFGVKVNDHYVNEFAVRYILQDSDGAMWFATEGGGLIRLNADLRTFKRFTTENGLPSNVLFSMQEDGFKHLWISTLRGLACFDLKTNRSVTYTQSNGLLTDQFNYNSAFKDAKGKMYFGSVKGMIAFDPAAFYRKEAPPPTYITGFQINNKEQVPDDEQGPLSRSILFTDTIVLTHQQSNFSIEFASLNYSSPQVTRYKYLMKGLDQDWTYLNSNRKAYFTDLSPGEYDFIVRAESNTGSWTGKERRLYIKVLPPLWKTNTAIVIYTLIVIAGLIITVRNYHLYLDRRNQRKLQLFEHEKEKEIYQAKIEFFTNIAHEIQTPLTLIVGPIEWLIKKAEQPSLKKSLLLIEKNARRLTELTGQLLDFRKTEMHQFGLNFVDTDVAKLLKEQVLAFEESTAKSGIKLDLQLPSKPLMAFVDREALIKITSNLISNAVKYADHLATITLADIDQAEKEFVIRCTNDGKGIPDEYREKIFEPFFRLRSNDRQGTGIGLALARSLAELHNGSLVLAENRHNATTFELRLPVHQRFEFKLSSWKKIK; encoded by the coding sequence ATGAGCGCCAATTGTAACAATGAAAGTACACTTGACCGGCAGCCTTTTACAACACCGGCCCACGAGGCTTACCACGCGTTTTTGATATATTTGGAGTTACCGATCATGCACCTATTTCTGCGTTCAGCTTTTATTTACCTGCTGTTATTTGCCTGGGCGTTCACTGCTCGTGCGCAGTCCTTCTACTTTAAACATTACCAGGTAGATGACGGCCTGTCGCATAACTCGGTGACGGCCATACTTCAAGACAGCAAAGGACTGCTTTGGATCGGTACACGTGGCGGACTCAACCGCTTTGATGGATATACTTTTAAAACGCTTAAGGACAAGAACAAAGAACTGGGCAACATTGGCAATAACGTGATCAATGTACTGGCCGAGGATAGCAAGGGCATTATTTGGATCGGTACCGGGAAAGGTATCTTCAGGTACGACCCCTACTCCGAGCAGCTCGACCTGCTGTCGATCGCGCCGCAAACCTTCATCAGGGCCTTGCTGGTGGCCCAGCACGATGAACTTTGGTTCTTGGGTGATCATACCCTTTACAAGTACGACCAACGGGCCAAGAAGATCACGCAAACGCCCTTGCGGGCCAACTGCATGGCGGTAGATCAGCAAATGAACATTTGGCTGGCCGATGATGATGGCGTGCTTACCATTTATTCGCCTCGTGCCAGAACGGCCCAGAGCGCCCGGTTGATCAGCACCAACGTCCCGGCTACATTAAGATCCATCAGCAAGATATATCCGTTACAGAATGGGCAAGCACTTATCGGTTGCTTTAAGCAAGGGCTAAAGATCTATGATCCGGCCACTCGTAAAGTAAGGTCTTTAGCGCTTACCGATAAAAGCGACACCGAGACGTATGTGCGTGACATCACCGCTGCTGATCAAAATGAATACTGGGTAGCCACCGAGGACGGCATCTACATTTACGACCTCCTGAACAACACCAGCCGCAACATCAGGAAAAGGGCCGACGACCCTTTCTCGATCAATGACAACGCAGTGTACACCGTGCAAAAGGACGACCGCGGCGGCATGTGGGCAGGCACCTTTTTTGGCGGATTGAACTATTACTCCAAAGAAAATGCACGTTTTGAAAAGTATTACCCAAAGGCCGGCTCTAACTCCATATCGGGTAATGCGGTGCGCGAGATCTGCTCAGACCACAATGGCAAGCTTTGGATCGGCACCGAGGACGCGGGTATCAATAAGCTGGACCCGGCCACAGGCCAGTTCACCAATTACACTTACAACGGTAATAAAACCGACGTATCATACCACAACATACATGGATTGCTGGCGGTAGGTGATCAGCTCTTCATCGGTCCGTTCTTACATGGCATGGAGATCATGGACATTCGTACCGGCAAGATCACCGATCGGTTCAAATACATTGGCAACAAGGATGACCACGTAAGTGACTTCATCCATAGTATCCATCTCACCCGCGACAGCACTCTGCTCATCGGGACAGCCTATAACGGCTCGGGACTTTTCAAGTATGACCGTAAGCAACGCACGTTCGAACGCATTCAGCAGATTCCCTATAACTCCTACGTATACCATATTGAGGAGGACGCGCAGGGCAATATATGGACCGGCAGCGTTTCGCAAGGCACTTATTATTACAACCCCAAAACGGGTAAAAAAGGCAATGTACACTTTGGCGTAAAGGTCAATGACCACTATGTGAACGAATTTGCGGTGCGCTACATTTTGCAGGATAGCGACGGCGCCATGTGGTTCGCTACCGAAGGCGGCGGCCTGATCAGGCTGAATGCGGATCTGCGTACCTTCAAGCGCTTCACCACCGAGAATGGCTTGCCCAGCAACGTGCTTTTCAGCATGCAGGAGGATGGTTTTAAACATTTGTGGATAAGTACATTGCGCGGCCTGGCCTGCTTCGACCTCAAGACCAACAGATCGGTCACTTACACACAATCGAACGGTTTGCTCACCGATCAGTTCAATTACAACTCGGCCTTCAAAGACGCAAAGGGTAAGATGTACTTTGGATCGGTAAAAGGCATGATCGCCTTTGATCCGGCGGCTTTCTACCGAAAGGAAGCACCTCCGCCTACCTATATCACCGGTTTCCAGATCAACAATAAGGAGCAAGTGCCTGATGATGAACAGGGTCCGCTTTCACGTTCGATATTGTTCACCGACACCATTGTACTGACGCATCAGCAAAGCAATTTTAGTATCGAGTTCGCCTCGCTCAATTATTCTTCTCCCCAGGTAACGCGTTACAAGTATCTAATGAAGGGCCTTGACCAGGATTGGACCTACCTGAATAGTAACCGCAAGGCCTACTTCACTGATCTTTCACCGGGCGAGTATGATTTCATCGTCAGGGCCGAAAGCAATACGGGCAGTTGGACGGGTAAAGAGCGCCGTTTATACATCAAAGTACTCCCCCCCTTGTGGAAGACCAATACGGCGATCGTGATCTATACGCTGATCGTGATCGCAGGGTTGATCATAACGGTGCGCAACTATCACCTTTACCTCGACCGCCGCAACCAGCGCAAGCTACAGCTATTTGAACACGAAAAGGAAAAGGAGATATACCAGGCCAAGATCGAGTTCTTTACCAATATAGCTCACGAGATACAAACACCGCTCACATTGATCGTTGGCCCGATCGAGTGGCTGATCAAAAAAGCAGAGCAGCCAAGCCTTAAAAAGAGCTTGCTGCTGATCGAAAAGAACGCCAGGCGCCTGACGGAACTTACCGGTCAGCTATTGGATTTCAGAAAAACGGAGATGCACCAATTCGGCCTCAACTTTGTGGATACCGACGTGGCCAAGCTGTTGAAAGAACAGGTACTGGCCTTTGAAGAGTCGACCGCCAAAAGTGGCATCAAGTTGGATCTGCAACTCCCCAGCAAACCGCTTATGGCTTTTGTTGACCGTGAGGCCCTAATCAAGATCACGAGCAACCTGATATCTAACGCGGTGAAATACGCCGACCATCTGGCCACCATCACCCTTGCCGACATTGACCAAGCCGAGAAAGAATTCGTTATCCGTTGCACCAATGATGGCAAGGGCATACCCGACGAGTACCGCGAAAAGATATTTGAGCCGTTTTTCAGGCTACGCAGTAATGACCGGCAGGGCACCGGGATCGGCCTGGCGCTGGCCCGCTCGCTGGCAGAGTTGCACAATGGCTCGCTGGTACTAGCCGAGAACCGCCACAACGCCACCACCTTTGAGCTGAGACTGCCTGTGCATCAACGATTTGAATTTAAATTAAGCAGTTGGAAAAAGATCAAATGA
- a CDS encoding nucleoside permease has protein sequence MNTRIKIQLSTMMFLEFFIWGAWFVTLGTYLLKGLNTNATEVGVAYLTQSIGAIVAPFIVGLIADKYFSAQKILGVLHIVGAVMLWCCSTAPDFGAFYPYVLAYMIIYMPTLALVNSISFRQMTDPSKEFPPIRVLGTLGWIVAGFAIGWLGWEQSGTLDLTFKTAAAASLVLGLFSFTLPATPPLKKGSATSVRDILGLDAIGLLKDRSYLVFFLASVAICVPLAFYYNFTNPFLNETGMEGAAGKQAFGQVSELVFMALMPLFFKRLGVKKMLAVGMLAWVLRYVMFAYGNIETNYWMLIAGIVLHGICYDFFFVTGQIYTDELAGEKFKSAAQGFITLATYGVGMLVGFVMSGPIVDAHKTATGHNWQQIWMIPAAIAAVVLILFLLLFKDRNKAGQLATDTELPRNLNATPDPL, from the coding sequence ATGAACACAAGGATCAAGATCCAGTTATCGACCATGATGTTCCTGGAGTTCTTTATCTGGGGCGCATGGTTCGTTACGCTTGGCACCTACCTGCTTAAAGGACTTAACACCAATGCAACCGAGGTGGGTGTGGCCTATCTCACGCAATCAATAGGCGCGATAGTTGCACCTTTCATTGTTGGGTTGATCGCCGATAAATACTTTTCGGCACAAAAGATATTAGGCGTACTACACATCGTGGGTGCGGTCATGTTATGGTGCTGCTCTACCGCACCTGACTTTGGTGCGTTCTACCCCTACGTATTGGCCTACATGATCATTTACATGCCAACGCTGGCTCTGGTCAATTCTATTTCGTTCAGGCAAATGACCGACCCAAGCAAAGAGTTCCCTCCTATCAGGGTATTGGGTACTTTGGGCTGGATCGTAGCCGGCTTCGCTATTGGCTGGTTAGGTTGGGAACAAAGTGGCACGTTGGATCTGACCTTCAAGACCGCTGCTGCCGCATCATTGGTGCTTGGCCTATTCAGCTTCACACTACCTGCCACACCACCGCTTAAAAAAGGAAGCGCTACCTCAGTACGCGATATTTTAGGACTGGATGCCATCGGCCTTTTAAAAGACCGTTCGTACCTGGTATTCTTTTTAGCATCGGTGGCCATTTGCGTACCGTTGGCATTTTATTACAACTTCACCAACCCGTTCCTGAACGAAACAGGCATGGAAGGTGCCGCCGGCAAGCAAGCTTTCGGGCAGGTGTCAGAACTGGTGTTCATGGCGCTGATGCCACTTTTCTTTAAAAGATTGGGCGTCAAAAAGATGCTGGCTGTGGGTATGCTGGCCTGGGTGCTACGTTATGTGATGTTCGCTTACGGTAATATCGAGACCAATTACTGGATGCTGATCGCGGGTATCGTACTGCATGGCATTTGTTATGATTTCTTCTTTGTTACGGGTCAGATCTACACTGATGAACTGGCTGGCGAAAAATTTAAAAGCGCGGCACAGGGCTTTATCACGCTGGCCACTTATGGTGTGGGTATGCTGGTAGGTTTCGTCATGTCGGGTCCTATCGTTGATGCACACAAGACCGCCACAGGCCACAACTGGCAACAGATCTGGATGATCCCGGCAGCCATTGCGGCAGTGGTTCTGATCCTGTTCCTGTTGTTGTTCAAGGACCGCAACAAAGCCGGACAATTGGCCACTGATACTGAGCTACCACGCAACCTGAACGCTACACCCGACCCTTTATAA
- a CDS encoding 3-keto-disaccharide hydrolase: MALYVNAEAQQNAKPQDTETWTPVPAKVNVGKAHAMVAPPSDAVILFNGKGLDEWVSNADRNKPADWKVDGDALVVNKQAGNIETKRMFGSYQLHLEWKIPANITGEGQARGNSGVFLASLGKGDPGYELQIVDSYDNKTYVNGMAGSIYKQFAPLVNPSREPGQWQTYDVIWNAPEFEESGTVKRPATVTVIWNGVIVQNNTTLMGPTQYIGKPSYSVKHGKAPIKLQAHGDKSEPISFRNIWIREL, encoded by the coding sequence ATGGCTCTTTACGTAAATGCCGAGGCACAGCAAAATGCGAAACCTCAGGACACCGAAACCTGGACACCTGTGCCTGCCAAAGTAAATGTGGGCAAGGCACATGCCATGGTGGCCCCTCCATCTGATGCTGTGATCCTTTTCAACGGCAAGGGTTTGGATGAGTGGGTATCCAACGCCGACCGCAACAAACCTGCCGACTGGAAGGTTGATGGCGATGCATTAGTGGTGAATAAGCAGGCCGGCAACATCGAGACCAAGCGCATGTTCGGTAGTTACCAATTGCATTTGGAGTGGAAGATACCGGCAAACATTACCGGCGAAGGGCAAGCACGCGGCAACAGCGGTGTGTTCCTGGCCTCGTTAGGTAAAGGCGATCCGGGGTATGAGTTGCAGATCGTAGACTCATATGATAATAAGACCTACGTGAACGGAATGGCCGGCAGTATCTACAAGCAATTCGCACCGTTGGTGAATCCGTCGCGCGAGCCCGGTCAATGGCAAACCTATGATGTGATCTGGAACGCTCCTGAATTTGAGGAAAGCGGCACCGTGAAACGCCCGGCCACAGTGACCGTGATCTGGAACGGTGTGATCGTTCAGAACAATACTACCCTGATGGGCCCCACACAGTACATTGGCAAACCTTCGTACTCGGTAAAACATGGCAAGGCGCCTATCAAATTACAGGCTCATGGCGATAAAAGCGAACCGATCAGCTTCCGCAACATTTGGATCAGGGAGTTGTAA
- a CDS encoding Gfo/Idh/MocA family protein, which yields MNRRTFVRNGGIALGGLYLSTQDTFALPADRVIKVGVIGCGDRGKGIIRVIEEMPDKFSVVAVCDVLDMRLREAQKISKASQFKQYTDHRKLLDDKAVEVVVIAVPLNMHYPIAVDSLKADKHLYLEKTMTYNVQQALDLVKLVKSRPKQVVQVGHQYRYSPLYYRVKEMINKGYLGKISQVDCRWDRNANWRRPVPDPSLERQINWRMYKEYSGGLVAELLSHQVDFINWAFDTHPDEFMATGGIDVFKDGRETYDNVQVALRYNDQNMVGNFGATCGNSRDGYLFKIKGTKGTVSLLTDQGMFYPEKSLIKEKGLVDGVTGATRITWEKEGGTSILPEPTKDGTWYALNDLYKTIGSGKLPDSNVYTGAKTAICVHLANQALYGQEIVRWKDAYNVGS from the coding sequence ATGAATAGAAGAACTTTTGTGAGGAACGGCGGGATAGCATTAGGTGGCCTGTACCTCAGCACACAAGATACATTTGCTTTACCGGCCGACCGCGTGATCAAAGTGGGCGTTATCGGTTGTGGCGATCGTGGTAAAGGGATCATCCGCGTGATCGAAGAGATGCCCGACAAATTCAGCGTAGTGGCCGTGTGCGACGTGTTGGATATGCGGCTGCGTGAGGCACAAAAGATCTCAAAAGCCTCGCAATTTAAACAGTATACCGACCATCGCAAGTTGCTTGATGACAAGGCCGTAGAGGTGGTGGTGATCGCTGTGCCGCTCAATATGCACTACCCTATAGCCGTAGATAGTTTGAAGGCTGATAAGCACCTGTACCTGGAAAAAACGATGACCTACAACGTGCAACAGGCACTTGATCTGGTGAAACTCGTTAAAAGCCGGCCTAAGCAGGTGGTGCAGGTAGGTCATCAATACCGTTATTCGCCGCTTTATTACCGCGTAAAGGAGATGATCAACAAAGGTTATTTAGGTAAGATCAGCCAGGTAGACTGTCGTTGGGACCGTAACGCCAATTGGCGCAGGCCGGTGCCTGACCCATCACTGGAGCGGCAGATCAACTGGCGCATGTACAAAGAATATTCGGGAGGATTGGTAGCCGAATTGCTGTCACACCAGGTCGACTTCATTAACTGGGCATTTGATACGCACCCTGATGAATTCATGGCTACGGGAGGCATCGATGTGTTCAAGGATGGGCGAGAGACCTACGACAATGTACAAGTAGCTTTGCGTTACAATGACCAGAACATGGTAGGCAATTTTGGTGCTACCTGCGGTAACAGCCGCGATGGTTACCTGTTCAAGATCAAGGGTACCAAAGGCACAGTATCCTTACTGACAGACCAGGGAATGTTCTATCCCGAGAAGAGCCTCATCAAAGAAAAAGGTCTTGTTGACGGGGTCACCGGCGCGACCCGTATCACCTGGGAAAAGGAGGGAGGCACATCCATCCTCCCCGAACCCACAAAGGACGGTACCTGGTATGCCCTGAACGACCTTTACAAGACCATAGGAAGTGGCAAGCTACCCGATTCGAACGTATACACCGGTGCTAAGACCGCTATATGTGTCCATCTGGCCAACCAGGCCCTGTATGGTCAGGAGATCGTGCGCTGGAAGGATGCCTATAATGTTGGTTCATAA
- a CDS encoding hydroxypyruvate isomerase family protein: MSTDRRSAIKNIVAGTAALSATGMLGNINAMATSTEQNTALKGNINHSACRWCYQDIPLETLCAEGKKLGLTGIDLVGPREWDTLKKYGLHSSMCNGAEINLVDGFNDKKFHATLIKQYSEMIPLVAKAGYTNLICFSGNKRNKSDEEGWQNCVDGLKQLMPLAEKHKVVLVMELLNSKLNHKDYQADRTWWGAELCKKLGSENFKLLYDIYHMQIDEGDVITNIKDFHPYIAHYHTGGVPGRHEIDETQELFYPAIMRAILTTGYKGFVAQEFVPTAKDKLSSLKKCIQICDV; the protein is encoded by the coding sequence ATGAGCACCGACCGCAGATCAGCCATCAAGAACATAGTTGCCGGTACAGCGGCACTATCCGCTACCGGCATGCTGGGTAACATAAATGCTATGGCCACTTCAACCGAACAGAATACCGCCCTCAAAGGCAACATCAACCACTCAGCCTGTCGCTGGTGCTACCAGGATATCCCACTCGAAACACTTTGCGCCGAAGGCAAAAAATTAGGTCTTACGGGTATCGACCTGGTCGGTCCGCGCGAATGGGACACGCTTAAAAAGTACGGTTTGCACTCATCCATGTGTAACGGTGCCGAGATCAACCTGGTAGATGGTTTTAACGATAAAAAGTTCCATGCCACGCTGATCAAGCAATACAGCGAGATGATCCCGCTGGTGGCTAAGGCCGGTTATACCAATCTGATCTGCTTCAGCGGCAACAAACGCAACAAAAGTGATGAGGAAGGCTGGCAAAACTGTGTGGATGGCCTAAAGCAACTGATGCCATTGGCCGAAAAGCACAAAGTGGTGCTGGTGATGGAGTTGCTGAACAGCAAGCTGAATCATAAAGATTACCAGGCCGACCGTACCTGGTGGGGTGCGGAACTTTGTAAAAAACTAGGCTCTGAGAATTTCAAATTGCTTTATGATATCTATCACATGCAGATAGATGAGGGCGATGTGATCACCAACATTAAAGATTTCCACCCATACATAGCACATTATCATACTGGTGGCGTACCCGGCAGGCACGAGATAGATGAGACACAGGAATTATTTTACCCGGCGATCATGCGTGCCATACTGACCACAGGTTATAAAGGCTTCGTTGCACAGGAGTTCGTTCCTACCGCGAAGGATAAATTGAGTTCATTAAAAAAATGTATACAGATCTGTGATGTATAA
- a CDS encoding response regulator transcription factor → MEKDQMNMTDHVLIIDDNEDILDFLSEVLSDTYTLHLAEHAEKALEILNSEMISLIVSDIMMPGMDGFELCRLIKSNVDLCHIPIILLTSKNTYAAHIEGLEVGADAYVQKPFSPELLKHQIANLLRNRLKIKDHFASSPFEDVRVMAHSKTDEAFLKKLDEYIRKNLKDTSMDIDKLSDHMNMSRPTFYRKVRSLSSLSPKELIDLTRLKKAAKLIAQNEYTLFEIAKMVGYSSQSLFTRNFQKYFKLSPLEYANSLERPKE, encoded by the coding sequence TTGGAAAAAGATCAAATGAATATGACCGACCACGTATTAATAATTGACGACAACGAGGACATCCTTGACTTCCTATCAGAGGTATTGAGCGATACCTATACCCTTCACCTGGCCGAACACGCCGAGAAGGCTTTGGAAATACTGAACAGTGAGATGATCAGCCTGATCGTATCTGACATTATGATGCCGGGCATGGATGGTTTCGAACTGTGCAGGCTGATCAAATCCAATGTTGACCTGTGCCATATCCCCATCATCTTGCTTACCTCCAAAAACACCTATGCCGCTCATATTGAAGGCTTGGAAGTAGGCGCAGATGCTTATGTACAAAAACCATTCTCACCAGAGTTGCTGAAGCACCAGATCGCCAACCTGCTTAGGAACCGTTTAAAGATCAAAGATCATTTTGCAAGCTCGCCTTTTGAGGATGTGAGAGTGATGGCACACTCCAAGACCGATGAGGCCTTTTTGAAGAAGCTGGACGAATACATTCGCAAGAACCTTAAGGATACCAGTATGGACATTGACAAACTCTCTGACCATATGAACATGAGCCGTCCCACTTTTTATCGTAAAGTTAGGTCATTGTCCTCCCTATCGCCCAAAGAACTGATCGACCTTACCCGCTTGAAAAAGGCTGCCAAACTGATCGCGCAGAACGAGTACACCTTATTCGAGATCGCGAAAATGGTGGGTTACAGTTCACAGAGTTTGTTCACCCGTAATTTTCAAAAGTATTTTAAGCTTTCGCCGTTAGAATATGCCAATTCGTTGGAGCGACCAAAAGAATAG
- a CDS encoding c-type cytochrome translates to MKKTLIILSVTATCLFAAACGGSQKEDKISTDTTIATDQNAVAQNPNAAQDTTGSIGTENTATSVATKSKGANLIASSDCLSCHKEHDKLVGPSYAEIAAKYKKDDIDKLADKIIKGGSGSFGDVPMSPHPALSADDAKEMVKYILTVK, encoded by the coding sequence ATGAAAAAGACACTCATCATACTCTCTGTTACCGCTACCTGCCTGTTCGCGGCGGCCTGCGGCGGCTCGCAAAAAGAAGACAAGATCAGCACCGATACCACCATCGCCACTGATCAGAACGCGGTGGCCCAAAACCCGAACGCCGCGCAAGATACCACCGGCAGCATAGGTACCGAGAACACGGCCACCAGCGTGGCCACCAAGTCTAAGGGTGCCAATTTGATCGCCTCGTCAGACTGTTTGAGCTGCCACAAAGAGCACGATAAATTAGTGGGCCCATCATACGCCGAGATAGCGGCCAAATACAAAAAGGATGATATTGACAAACTGGCCGATAAGATCATTAAAGGTGGCTCGGGCAGCTTTGGCGATGTGCCCATGTCGCCCCACCCTGCTTTAAGCGCCGATGACGCCAAGGAAATGGTTAAATACATACTGACCGTTAAATAG